From the Theobroma cacao cultivar B97-61/B2 chromosome 2, Criollo_cocoa_genome_V2, whole genome shotgun sequence genome, one window contains:
- the LOC18610037 gene encoding putative caffeoyl-CoA O-methyltransferase At1g67980, with amino-acid sequence MANMNTSSKGLLKSEALKKYILNTSAYPREHEQLKGIRDATAQKYPNLCAMGVPVDEGQFLSMLLKLMNAKRTMEIGVFTGYSLLATALALPDDGKITAIDTSWEFFEVGLPFIKKAGMEHKINFIESDAMKVLNEMSSNDKQKPEFDFVFVDADKTSYMKYHEHIKKLVKIGGVVAYDNTLWFGFLAQEEAEVPESARASRKAMLNFNVNLASDPCMEVSQVSIGDGVTLCRRIS; translated from the exons ATGGCAAACATGAACACTTCTTCTAAAGGTCTTCTCAAAAGCGAAGCTCTAAAAAAG TACATCTTGAATACTAGTGCATATCCTAGAGAGCATGAGCAACTTAAAGGGATAAGAGATGCAACAGCACAGAAGTATCCTAACCT ATGCGCAATGGGTGTGCCAGTAGACGAGGGACAGTTCCTATCGATGCTTTTGAAGCTCATGAATGCCAAGAGGACAATGGAGATTGGCGTTTTCACAGGCTACTCTCTGCTTGCAACTGCCCTTGCATTGCCTGATGATGGCAAG ATAACAGCAATAGACACGAGCTGGGAGTTCTTTGAAGTGGGGCTGCCATTCATTAAGAAAGCAGGCATGGAGCATAAGATCAATTTTATCGAGTCAGATGCCATGAAGGTTCTAAACGAAATGTCGAGCAAT GATAAGCAAAAACCAGAGTTCGACTTTGTTTTCGTGGATGCTGACAAAACCAGTTACATGAAATATCATGAACATATAAAGAAACTTGTGAAGATTGGTGGTGTAGTTGCATATGATAACACATTATGGTTTGGTTTTCTTGCTCAAGAAGAAGCAGAGGTGCCGGAGAGTGCCAGGGCTTCACGAAAGGCCATGTTGAATTTCAATGTGAACTTAGCTTCCGATCCCTGCATGGAGGTTTCCCAAGTTTCAATCGGTGATGGTGTTACACTATGTAGAAGGATTAGTTAA
- the LOC18610038 gene encoding UDP-glycosyltransferase 74G1 produces MAQENKANKGHVLVLPYPGQGHINPMLQFAKRLVSKGVKATLVTTIFLYNSILSDPTSSIDLQTISDGFDEGGFAQAGSPDAYLSTFRSVGSQSLASLIQKLGDTDFPFDAIIYDSFLPWALDVARQLGLLGAVFFTQSCAVNSINYHVSEGLLKLPLEGPNVSLPGLPLYKVSELPSVVYLYGSHPAWFDMIVNQFSNIDAADWVLVNTFYELEKEVVDWMSEIWKLGTVGPTIPSMHLDRRLEGNKDYGMNLFNPNTNTCMNWLNGKPNGSVVYVSFGSLADLGVEEMAEIAWGLKVSNCYFLWVVRESEETKLPYNFKEETGEKGLMVAWCPQLEVLAHDSVGCFLTHCGYNSVLEALCLGVPMLGMPQWADQATNAKHVEEIWGIGIRAFPDEKGIVRGEIIQQCIKELMEGERGKQVKENANKWKNLARDATDEGGSSDKNIDEFVAKLLHA; encoded by the exons atgGCGCAGGAAAACAAGGCCAACAAAGGTCATGTTCTTGTCCTTCCGTATCCAGGCCAAGGCCACATCAACCCTATGCTTCAGTTCGCCAAACGCTTAGTCTCCAAAGGCGTCAAAGCCACACTGGTAACCACCATCTtcctctacaactccattctTTCCGACCCAACCAGCTCTATTGATCTCCAGACAATATCTGATGGCTTCGACGAAGGTGGTTTTGCTCAGGCCGGAAGCCCTGATGCTTACCTGTCAACTTTCCGGTCAGTAGGCTCGCAAAGTCTAGCAAGTTTAATCCAGAAACTTGGTGATACTGATTTTCCATTTGATGCCATTATCTATGATTCATTTCTGCCTTGGGCACTTGATGTTGCAAGGCAGTTAGGGTTACTCGGAGCAGTGTTTTTCACGCAGTCTTGTGCTGTTAACAGCATAAATTACCATGTGAGCGAGGGGCTTCTTAAGCTGCCACTTGAAGGACCTAATGTTTCCCTTCCTGGATTACCTCTATATAAAGTTTCCGAGCTGCCATCTGTGGTGTATCTTTATGGATCACACCCGGCCTGGTTTGATATGATCGTGAATCAATTCTCCAACATTGATGCAGCTGATTGGGTTCTGGTAAACACTTTTTACGAATTGGAGAAAGAG GTTGTAGATTGGATGTCAGAAATCTGGAAGCTAGGGACAGTAGGACCAACCATTCCATCCATGCACTTGGACAGAAGGCTAGAAGGTAACAAAGACTATGGCATGAATCTTTTCAACCCGAACACCAACACTTGCATGAATTGGCTAAATGGCAAGCCAAATGGCTCAGTGGTCTATGTCTCATTTGGGAGCTTGGCAGATCTAGGAGTCGAAGAAATGGCAGAGATAGCTTGGGGTTTGAAAGTAAGCAATTGCTATTTCTTGTGGGTAGTGAGGGAATCAGAAGAGACCAAGCTGCCATATAATTTCAAAGAGGAGACTGGGGAGAAGGGTTTGATGGTGGCATGGTGCCCTCAGTTGGAGGTGCTGGCACATGACTCTGTGGGATGCTTTCTTACTCATTGTGGCTATAATTCTGTTCTTGAAGCATTGTGTTTAGGGGTTCCAATGCTGGGAATGCCGCAATGGGCTGACCAAGCCACAAATGCAAAGCACGTTGAAGAGATTTGGGGAATTGGAATTAGAGCCTTCCCTGATGAGAAAGGTATTGTGAGAGGAGAGATTATACAACAGTGCATAAAGGAACTAATGGAAGGAGAAAGGGGCAAACAGGTTAAGGAGAATGCAAACAAGTGGAAGAATTTGGCTAGAGACGCAACTGATGAAGGTGGAAGTTCAGATAAGAACATTGACGAATTTGTGGCTAAACTACTCCATGCCTAG